The following are from one region of the Leptospira neocaledonica genome:
- the lpxK gene encoding tetraacyldisaccharide 4'-kinase translates to MISFGKILFFPILFLLSLVYRILFFLDKSFKKKRTLPSSITISIGNFSVGGTGKTPFTLHLAKLLHSNFPNIPIVILSRGYGSSGTGIRRVTENSPPAEVGDEPLLLKKNLPFAEVYVGSNRYESYLQFRSENQLSTNQKVFTLLDDGFQHHALNRDLDLVLLDCTKLSKTEFVLPLGLLRESYSSVSRANFLIASKFSEEWENPLSKWIQKFKPSQTARFRFSPKILVPLSSGSLERSVKELTGKSIFGFAGLGNPDSFYSSLKEQNPSELKTKSYPDHYSYTKEDLSQISEKASDQNYIICTEKDGVKITSLVDADKNFSKWFYLKLETVLENESELISSVRSFI, encoded by the coding sequence AAGCGGACCCTGCCTTCTTCCATAACAATCAGTATTGGGAATTTTAGCGTAGGTGGAACTGGCAAAACACCTTTCACTCTCCATTTAGCAAAATTACTTCATTCTAATTTTCCAAATATTCCGATCGTAATCTTAAGTAGAGGGTATGGTTCTTCCGGAACAGGCATAAGAAGGGTGACAGAAAATTCTCCTCCTGCCGAAGTAGGAGACGAACCTCTTCTTTTAAAAAAGAATCTTCCTTTTGCGGAAGTGTATGTCGGAAGTAATAGATACGAATCCTATCTACAATTCAGATCAGAGAACCAATTATCAACCAATCAAAAAGTTTTTACATTGCTGGATGATGGATTCCAACACCATGCTTTGAACAGAGATTTGGATTTAGTTTTATTAGATTGTACAAAACTATCTAAAACAGAATTTGTTCTTCCTTTAGGTTTATTAAGAGAATCTTATAGTTCAGTATCCAGGGCAAATTTTTTAATCGCTTCCAAGTTTTCTGAAGAATGGGAAAATCCACTTTCTAAATGGATCCAGAAATTCAAACCTTCTCAAACCGCAAGATTTAGATTTTCTCCTAAAATTTTAGTTCCACTCTCTTCCGGATCACTTGAAAGATCCGTTAAAGAATTAACTGGAAAATCAATATTCGGTTTTGCCGGCTTAGGAAATCCGGATTCGTTTTATTCTTCCTTAAAAGAACAAAATCCCTCTGAGCTAAAAACTAAATCCTACCCGGATCATTATTCTTATACAAAAGAAGATCTATCCCAGATCTCCGAGAAAGCCTCCGATCAAAACTATATTATCTGCACAGAAAAAGATGGAGTAAAAATTACTTCTCTCGTAGATGCCGATAAAAATTTTTCTAAATGGTTTTATCTTAAATTAGAAACTGTTCTGGAAAACGAATCCGAGCTAATCAGCTCTGTTCGTAGCTTCATCTAA
- a CDS encoding LA_0442/LA_0875 N-terminal domain-containing protein, giving the protein MKSKILFLFLLFLPVILFAEPQTVYLRNGQVLHGDVTNQTATHIDIKLQNGETRRIQKENIQRIAYREPQKEDPKKTELPVTPTDTQGPKKQEPEIVSPPPVQKQAKRVVRNPLERHYIDFYLGVGNGTFSPQTIDFYYKYQNIRSLLIGATPFYLAGNPNRSAGTSVSAGINYKFKKFSLEAGGLETNTSTSSKNIGPEAEAIVVYGSYPEQMKAAFFKGSYSALSKSNFELYPSVGYIRTWNTTKDSHSQVFQAGNVGGKSNFQASESMSGTSVGLGFAYLFGSKFEIRPEFESLTLKGSQSIHQDYTAIFLAPPYTLFVLPADYSFDWKAKGTHTSIRLSYFWKMGIGFFIKYDSYQWKYSLQDGSFPITLSLDDDPPTLSELTSWNFSQRLLAQTMNATSRATSIQFGVSKTLNFGPEENY; this is encoded by the coding sequence ATGAAATCCAAAATTCTATTTCTATTCTTATTATTCCTACCGGTAATTCTGTTTGCGGAGCCACAAACCGTATATCTACGTAACGGCCAAGTATTGCATGGAGATGTCACAAACCAAACAGCGACCCATATCGATATAAAATTACAGAATGGAGAAACAAGGCGTATCCAAAAAGAAAATATCCAAAGGATCGCCTATCGAGAACCCCAAAAAGAAGACCCTAAAAAGACAGAACTTCCCGTAACCCCGACAGATACACAGGGACCCAAAAAACAAGAACCTGAAATTGTATCTCCTCCTCCCGTTCAAAAACAGGCCAAAAGAGTAGTCAGAAATCCATTAGAAAGGCATTATATAGATTTCTATTTAGGAGTGGGGAATGGAACCTTCTCCCCTCAAACTATAGACTTTTATTACAAATACCAAAACATCAGAAGTTTATTGATAGGAGCGACTCCTTTTTATTTAGCCGGGAATCCGAATCGTAGCGCAGGCACATCAGTCTCAGCAGGGATTAATTATAAGTTCAAAAAATTCTCCTTAGAGGCAGGAGGATTGGAAACCAATACATCTACAAGTTCTAAAAATATCGGTCCAGAGGCAGAGGCGATAGTGGTTTACGGCTCATATCCGGAACAAATGAAAGCGGCTTTCTTTAAAGGATCTTATTCAGCACTTTCAAAATCTAATTTTGAACTGTATCCGAGTGTAGGTTATATTCGCACTTGGAATACGACAAAGGACTCTCATTCACAAGTATTTCAGGCTGGCAATGTAGGCGGAAAATCCAACTTCCAGGCCTCTGAAAGTATGAGCGGGACTTCCGTTGGATTAGGCTTCGCCTATTTATTCGGATCCAAATTCGAAATAAGACCAGAATTCGAATCTTTAACTTTGAAAGGCTCCCAATCGATTCACCAAGATTATACTGCTATATTTTTAGCTCCACCTTACACCTTATTTGTGTTACCGGCAGATTACAGTTTTGATTGGAAGGCAAAAGGAACCCATACGTCAATAAGGCTGAGCTATTTTTGGAAAATGGGAATCGGATTTTTTATTAAATATGATTCTTATCAGTGGAAATACTCCCTGCAAGACGGAAGTTTCCCGATCACACTTTCTTTGGACGATGATCCTCCCACTTTATCTGAACTCACAAGCTGGAATTTCAGCCAGAGACTCCTAGCCCAAACCATGAATGCCACAAGTAGGGCGACATCGATACAATTCGGGGTTTCCAAAACCTTGAACTTCGGGCCAGAGGAAAATTATTAA